Below is a window of Sporosarcina ureae DNA.
GATATTCACTGTGATGAAAACGATGACCCAAATAGCCGGTTCTTGGAAGTGTTAAACGCGCTCGTTATGGAAAAAGACTACGGTAAGTATACAACGGCTAGTCATACATGTAGCTTCGGTTCAGTCGATAATAGCTATGCCAATAAAATGTTAGGTCTTTTTAAAGAATCACAAATTAATTTTATTTCTTGTCCAACTGAAAACGCCCATTTACAAGGACGCGGCGATAGCTATCCTAAACGTCGTGGCTTAACTCGAGTCAAAGAGCTATTGAATAACGGAAACAATGTGGCGTTTGCGCAAGATTCCATAGCGGATTACTGGTATCCGTTAGGCAATGGGAATATGATGAATATTTTAGACAATGGGATTCACTTAGCGCATTACACACATATTGACGAGATCAATAAGGCATTGGATTTGATCACGTATTACGGTGCAAACATTATGAGAGTAAATGATGCGTATGGTATTGAAGTAGGGAAGCCTGCCAACTTTATCGTGTTGGATGCACAGGATCCGTATGAGGCTATTCGTGAGCGAGCAGAAGTGCTGATGTCTGTGAGAAATGGTGGCTATCTCTTTAAGCGTGAACCGCGGAAAAATGAAGTAGAAGTAGATTTTTTAAAGCAATCGTGAAATTCTATGACCATTCTTAAAAGTCCTCCTCAACATGCGTTGAGGAGGACTTTTATGTGATTTGAAATTTTGATATTGGAGATGTGTGAATAAACTATGTTACACAATGGCCCGGATTGAGACGTAGTAATTCTTACACCATAACTCCACCTTAGTTTTATTATTTTATGTACTTTATATTATCCATTAAACCCCAAACGACAGAATCCTTACTCAAATTAAAAGAGGTACTACATACGAACACTTGATTATATTCAGAATGGTTGGATTAATCTTGCAAGTTAATGCAGATAATGCTACATTGATGGTGTCGTTCTCTACCTGACTTGCAAATGTCGAGTAGATTTGTAAGTGTAAAATCTAAGTGGATGAAATACTACTATAGAAAAAGTTTATTTTATTAGGGGGACAATGAATAATGATACAAATCGGTAAACATGATCATGTTGGAAGTTTTTTAAGAACAGATGCCATTAAAGATGCGAGAAAATCCTACATACATGATGAATTGACGGCACAGGAACTGCGGCAAGTTGAAGATGTAGAAATTGAAAAATTAGTAAAGAAACAAATTGATTTAGGAATAAAGGCCATTACAGACGGTGAGTTTAGACGTTCTTGGTTTATGCATGACTTTTTCTGGGGCTTAGAAGGCGTTTCATTTGAAGCGGTTGAAAAAGGTTATGATTTTGTCGGACAAACAACTAGGGCGGAATCCTTTAAAGTAACAGGTGAAATTTCATTTGGAAATCATGAAATGGTAAATGATTTAAAATTTCTAGCTGACTTAGTTGAAGAGTATGGGGATGGATCGCAATTTGCAAAGTATACGATTCCCGCACCAACCATGTTTTTCCAACGAGTCCTTACAGAAAAGGAAAAAGAAATCTATCCAACTATCGAAGATTTAGCAGCTGACATAATTAAAGTATACCAAGATGCGATCCAGGCTTTCTACGATGCCGGTTGTAGATATTTACAGTTTGATGAGTGTATCTTATCCGCATTAGATGACCCAAAACTAGCAAACATTATGGAGAATTTCACAGGATTAAAATTAACAGACACAACAGATTTATTCGTTAGGGTGATTAAGGAGTCATTAAAGAATAAACCAGAAGATATGATTGTGGCGACACATATGTGTAAGGGAAACTATAAGTCTGCTTATTTATATACAAGTGGTTATGAAACTGTTTCTAAGTATTTCGATGAGCTTGGTTATGATGTGTACTTATTGGAATATGATGATGAACGTTCAGGCGGTTTTGAACCATTAGCGAACATCAAAAATGAGGGTACACAAGTAGTATTAGGGGTCGTGACTTCGAAAACTCCAGAATTAGAAGATGCAAATGCGATGAAAGAAAAAGTGAAAGCAGCTTCGGAGCATTTCCCATTGGAACGTTTATTAATATCACCGCAATGTGGATTTGCAAGTACCGAAGAAGGAAACAGTCTATCAGAAGAAGAGCAGTGGGGGAAAATGGAACATATTATTAAGCTGTCGAAAGAAATCTGGTAATATGTAAGAAATTTCAAATCTACGTCAAAACACACACACTTTTTACTTCTATGTGAAAAGGGTGTGTGTTTATTTTAGATTTTAAATAAAATTTGATCATGCTACCATTGATGATAAAAATTGCATCGATAGGTCGGACAGTGGTTTGGACCTGTTGATCTCTGTTGCAGCTGGACGCGTGTTCTATGGGCGGGTGGTGAACCACACTTCTCGCTACGCTCGCTAGGTGTTTCACCTGTCAAAGCAAAGATGTGCTCCTTCTCGCTACGCTTCACTCGCAAAAGCCGTTCTTCGTTACGGCTCTTGCTAATCCTCCCGGAGTCGCCGGCTGTAACGAAGATCAACTAAGAAAGTGATCCTAAACAAACAGCGCCCGATAGCTAGATAGTGGTTTGAAACCGTTGATCTGCG
It encodes the following:
- a CDS encoding 5-methyltetrahydropteroyltriglutamate--homocysteine S-methyltransferase, producing the protein MIQIGKHDHVGSFLRTDAIKDARKSYIHDELTAQELRQVEDVEIEKLVKKQIDLGIKAITDGEFRRSWFMHDFFWGLEGVSFEAVEKGYDFVGQTTRAESFKVTGEISFGNHEMVNDLKFLADLVEEYGDGSQFAKYTIPAPTMFFQRVLTEKEKEIYPTIEDLAADIIKVYQDAIQAFYDAGCRYLQFDECILSALDDPKLANIMENFTGLKLTDTTDLFVRVIKESLKNKPEDMIVATHMCKGNYKSAYLYTSGYETVSKYFDELGYDVYLLEYDDERSGGFEPLANIKNEGTQVVLGVVTSKTPELEDANAMKEKVKAASEHFPLERLLISPQCGFASTEEGNSLSEEEQWGKMEHIIKLSKEIW
- a CDS encoding amidohydrolase family protein; the encoded protein is MESLRRIVDMAIKHNVMIDIHCDENDDPNSRFLEVLNALVMEKDYGKYTTASHTCSFGSVDNSYANKMLGLFKESQINFISCPTENAHLQGRGDSYPKRRGLTRVKELLNNGNNVAFAQDSIADYWYPLGNGNMMNILDNGIHLAHYTHIDEINKALDLITYYGANIMRVNDAYGIEVGKPANFIVLDAQDPYEAIRERAEVLMSVRNGGYLFKREPRKNEVEVDFLKQS